In Shewanella sp. VB17, a single genomic region encodes these proteins:
- a CDS encoding YeeE/YedE family protein — translation MDNKWVAFISGLLFGVGLLISGMADPAKVIGFLDLKGLFNGSWDPSLILVMLGALLVYMPVFHCYIKPRLNAVPEHKATAICGSDYHLPVAEKPNRRLIIGAGLFGIGWGIAGICPGPALVNIGSLDISLALFIISMLTGIYMGQLSQRYLNSHA, via the coding sequence ATGGATAATAAATGGGTCGCGTTTATTTCAGGGCTTCTTTTTGGCGTAGGATTGTTAATTTCAGGCATGGCAGATCCGGCTAAGGTGATCGGCTTTCTTGATTTGAAAGGTTTGTTTAATGGCAGCTGGGATCCCTCGTTAATACTGGTTATGTTGGGGGCCTTGCTGGTTTATATGCCGGTGTTTCATTGTTATATTAAACCAAGGCTCAATGCTGTTCCTGAACATAAAGCTACCGCTATTTGTGGCAGTGATTATCACCTGCCAGTGGCAGAAAAACCCAATCGTAGGCTAATCATAGGGGCTGGACTATTTGGCATTGGCTGGGGGATAGCTGGGATCTGTCCCGGGCCTGCTTTGGTCAATATTGGCAGTCTAGATATCAGCTTAGCCTTGTTTATTATTTCTATGTTAACCGGGATCTATATGGGTCAATTGAGCCAGCGTTATCTGAATTCCCACGCTTAA
- a CDS encoding ABC transporter ATP-binding protein encodes MLSMKSISKVFKTDLVETHALRDFNLEVNEGEFVAVTGPSGSGKTTFLNIAGLLEGFTHGDYFLDGVNISNLSDNKSAVIRNEKIGFIFQGFNLIPDLNLAENVEMPLRYRGFNAQERQRRVKLALEQVGLAARMKHLPSQLSGGQQQRVAIARALAGEPRFLLADEPTGNLDSMMARQVMELLENINKAGTTIIMVTHDAELARRAQRNIQIVDGQVCDFTMYQAGTHADKPHLVTSADKGRDMSARDNTEQAAS; translated from the coding sequence ATGTTATCCATGAAAAGTATCAGCAAAGTGTTTAAAACGGATCTGGTCGAGACCCATGCACTGCGTGATTTTAATTTAGAGGTTAATGAAGGCGAGTTTGTGGCGGTAACGGGACCGTCAGGCTCAGGGAAAACGACTTTCCTTAATATCGCAGGCTTGCTTGAAGGCTTTACCCATGGTGATTACTTTCTCGATGGGGTGAACATCTCAAACCTCAGTGATAACAAGAGCGCGGTGATTCGAAATGAAAAAATTGGTTTTATTTTCCAAGGGTTTAATTTGATTCCAGATCTAAATTTAGCTGAAAATGTTGAAATGCCACTGCGCTATCGCGGTTTTAATGCACAAGAACGTCAGCGCCGTGTCAAGCTCGCGCTTGAACAAGTGGGTTTGGCTGCGCGTATGAAGCATCTGCCATCACAATTGTCTGGTGGTCAACAGCAACGGGTGGCGATTGCCCGTGCTTTAGCGGGCGAGCCAAGGTTTTTACTGGCCGATGAGCCAACGGGAAACTTAGACAGCATGATGGCGCGCCAGGTGATGGAATTACTGGAAAATATCAATAAAGCTGGCACGACCATCATCATGGTGACCCACGATGCAGAGCTGGCGCGTCGCGCCCAGCGAAATATTCAGATAGTCGATGGTCAAGTATGTGACTTTACTATGTATCAAGCAGGGACTCATGCTGATAAGCCCCATCTGGTGACGAGTGCAGATAAAGGTCGTGACATGTCTGCGCGAGATAACACTGAGCAAGCGGCAAGCTAA
- a CDS encoding efflux RND transporter periplasmic adaptor subunit codes for MIKDTSGQDTVVLPSMGKKLTWPLVAGAVVLLVSGLVWSSVGGSKISESINRSELRFATLERGTLTRDIATSGKIVAANAPILYSTDQGTVTLLAKPGDRVELGDVVATIESHKLTNSLKQEEALLEGMQSSLERARLDARREQLKAQQTIDVAKVDLEAADRESRRGDELIESKLISTIDFEKGKDDLHKAKLLSAHARQEAQLTRDTLTFEVKNKAAEVNRQKLVVSELERQVRALNIKSPVGGIIGNWLTEQKARIAQSQPILTVVDLSAFEAELAVPESYADELGLGMNVELSFGALTLIGELSSISPEVRDREVTARVKFEQDDRLHLRQNQRLSARVLLENRPNVLMVKRGAFVSTGGGKEVYAMNGDIAEQTDIHLGARSMSHIEVLQGGKVGDVWVISSIQDFNHAEQVLVR; via the coding sequence ATGATTAAGGATACCAGTGGACAGGACACTGTGGTATTGCCGAGCATGGGCAAAAAGTTAACATGGCCATTAGTGGCTGGGGCTGTGGTGTTGTTAGTCTCGGGTCTGGTGTGGTCAAGTGTTGGTGGCAGCAAGATCAGTGAGTCGATTAACCGTAGTGAGCTGAGATTTGCCACATTAGAGCGGGGCACATTAACCCGTGATATTGCTACCTCAGGTAAAATAGTCGCAGCCAATGCGCCCATTCTTTACAGCACAGATCAAGGCACAGTCACGTTACTGGCAAAGCCCGGTGACAGGGTCGAGCTGGGTGATGTGGTCGCCACTATCGAAAGTCACAAACTGACGAATAGCCTTAAGCAAGAGGAAGCACTGTTAGAAGGGATGCAAAGCTCATTAGAGCGAGCCCGTCTTGATGCCCGCCGTGAACAACTTAAAGCCCAGCAAACCATCGATGTGGCTAAGGTCGACCTTGAGGCGGCCGACAGAGAGAGTCGCCGTGGTGATGAGCTTATCGAAAGTAAATTGATCTCTACAATAGATTTTGAAAAGGGTAAAGATGATCTGCATAAAGCCAAGTTACTGTCGGCTCATGCACGGCAGGAAGCACAGTTGACGCGAGATACCTTAACCTTTGAAGTTAAAAATAAAGCGGCTGAAGTTAATCGACAAAAATTAGTGGTCAGTGAGCTTGAGCGTCAGGTTAGAGCATTAAATATTAAATCCCCTGTGGGGGGGATTATTGGTAATTGGTTGACGGAGCAAAAAGCGCGTATTGCTCAAAGTCAGCCTATTTTAACCGTTGTTGATTTGAGTGCTTTTGAAGCGGAATTGGCCGTGCCTGAGTCTTATGCCGATGAATTAGGACTGGGGATGAATGTGGAGTTGAGCTTTGGCGCGTTAACCTTAATAGGAGAGTTATCATCCATTTCACCAGAGGTGAGAGATCGTGAAGTAACAGCACGAGTTAAATTTGAGCAAGATGATCGCTTACACCTGCGGCAGAACCAACGATTATCGGCTCGTGTGTTACTTGAAAACCGCCCTAATGTGTTGATGGTAAAGCGGGGCGCATTTGTGTCAACGGGCGGCGGCAAGGAAGTGTATGCCATGAACGGTGATATTGCAGAGCAAACAGATATTCACTTAGGTGCCCGTAGTATGAGCCATATTGAGGTGCTGCAAGGGGGGAAAGTGGGTGATGTGTGGGTGATTTCCAGCATTCAAGATTTTAACCATGCAGAGCAAGTATTGGTGCGTTAG